One part of the Prunus persica cultivar Lovell chromosome G5, Prunus_persica_NCBIv2, whole genome shotgun sequence genome encodes these proteins:
- the LOC18776835 gene encoding sugar carrier protein C — MAGGGIAPSSGAKQYPGKLTARVVITCIVAATGGLIFGYDLGVSGGVTSMDSFLKQFFPAVYQKESSIKPSDDQYCKFDSQTLTLFTSSLYLAALVACVFASTITRVCGRRLTMILGGVLFLAGALVNAFANAVWMLYVGRLFLGFGIGCANQSVPIYVSETAPSKYRGALNMMFQLSITIGILAAGVLNYFFAKIKGGGGWRLSLGGAAVPAIIIIVGALFLPDTPNSLVERGKHEEAKAQLLKLRGVPNVDEEFNDLVAASEASKLVKHPWVSLLSRKYRPQLVFAIGIPAFQQLTGMNVITFYAPVLFKTMGFGSSASLMSAVITNLVNALATFVSILTVDKVGRRKLFLQGGCQMLLMQVGVGIAMAVKFGVSGNPGKLTLGFAVPLVVLICVYVAGFAWSWGPLGWLVPSEIFPLEVRSAAQAINVSVNMIFTFAIAQVFTAMLCHLKFGLFFFFSVCVVVMSIFIYKLLPETKGVPIEEMHTVWENHPYWRKYVIKEEGIAMGKGKGKSKGGQSA, encoded by the exons ATGGCTGGGGGCGGTATAGCTCCATCGAGTGGTGCAAAACAATACCCTGGTAAACTCACAGCTAGGGTTGTTATAACATGTATTGTTGCGGCTACCGGTGGTCTGATTTTTGGGTACGACCTTGGAGTTTCAG GCGGTGTTACATCCATGGACTCTTTCTTGAAACAGTTCTTTCCAGCGGTTTACCAGAAAGAGTCTTCGATCAAGCCTTCCGACGATCAGTACTGCAAATTCGATAGCCAGACACTTACACTTTTCACATCTTCGCTATATTTGGCTGCTCTGGTTGCATGCGTTTTTGCATCAACTATAACCAGAGTGTGTGGTCGCAGGCTTACAATGATCTTGGGTGGAGTTCTTTTCTTGGCTGGTGCCTTGGTCAATGCTTTTGCTAATGCTGTTTGGATGCTTTATGTTGGTCGTCTATTTCTTGGTTTTGGTATTGGATGTGCCAATCAG TCTGTGCCGATCTATGTCTCTGAAACAGCCCCATCTAAATACCGTGGTGCTCTCAACATGATGTTCCAATTGTCCATCACAATTGGAATCCTTGCTGCTGGTGTGCTTAACTATTTCTTTGCCAAGATCAAAGGCGGTGGGGGATGGCGTTTGAGTTTGGGAGGTGCTGCAGTCCCTGCCATTATAATCATAGTTGGAGCATTGTTTTTACCTGACACACCAAACTCCTTGGTCGAGCGTGGGAAGCATGAGGAAGCCAAAGCTCAGCTTCTTAAGCTCAGAGGAGTTCCTAATGTTGATGAGGAGTTTAATGATCTAGTTGCGGCCAGTGAAGCATCCAAGTTGGTAAAACACCCATGGGTTAGCTTGTTGAGCAGGAAATATAGACCCCAGCTTGTGTTCGCAATCGGCATCCCCGCCTTCCAGCAACTTACTGGCATGAACGTGATCACGTTTTATGCTCCGGTCTTGTTCAAAACAATGGGATTTGGAAGCAGTGCTTCTCTCATGTCAGCTGTCATCACCAATCTCGTTAATGCTTTAGCTACATTTGTCTCAATTCTCACTGTTGATAAGGTTGGAAGGAGGAAGCTTTTCTTACAGGGTGGTTGCCAAATGCTCCTCATGCAG GTGGGCGTTGGAATTGCTATGGCTGTTAAATTTGGGGTCAGCGGCAACCCTGGAAAGTTGACACTAGGGTTTGCAGTTCCCTTGGTGGTCTTAATCTGTGTTTACGTGGCTGGATTTGCTTGGTCTTGGGGGCCTCTAGGATGGTTGGTGCCCAGTGAAATTTTCCCACTTGAAGTAAGGTCTGCTGCTCAGGCTATCAATGTCTCCGTCAACATGATTTTCACCTTTGCCATTGCCCAAGTCTTCACAGCCATGCTCTGCCACCTGAAGTTtggcttgttcttcttcttctctgtctGTGTAGTGGTGATGAGCATTTTCATCTACAAATTGTTGCCCGAAACGAAAGGAGTTCCGATTGAAGAAATGCACACTGTGTGGGAGAATCATCCATATTGGCGTAAGTATGTTATTAAAGAGGAAGGCATTGCCATgggcaagggcaagggcaagagCAAGGGAGGACAGAGTGCCtaa
- the LOC18775715 gene encoding mavicyanin, which translates to MASSQLFIILSILAIFVPSTLATDYVVGDDKGWTINFDYQAWAQGKLFYVGDNLVFNYPKGAHTVLKVNGTGFQQCAAPLDSVPLTSGKDVINLATPGRKWYICGVGQHCEVGNQKLVITVLPSSSSSAPSSSPSSWPSATAGPGPSTSSATTSVGTRFALMMVTIAFAMLMA; encoded by the exons ATGGCCTCTTCCCAGCTCTTCATTATCCTTTCCATTCTAGCAATTTTTGTTCCTTCAACTTTGGCAACAGATTATGTTGTTGGTGACGACAAAGGTTGGACGATTAATTTCGATTACCAAGCTTGGGCTCAGGGAAAGTTGTTCTATGTTGGTGACAATCTtg TTTTTAACTATCCAAAAGGAGCCCACACTGTGCTCAAAGTGAACGGCACTGGATTTCAACAATGTGCAGCTCCATTAGACAGTGTGCCATTAACAAGTGGAAAAGATGTGATCAACCTTGCAACCCCAGGGAGAAAATGGTACATTTGTGGTGTTGGCCAGCACTGTGAAGTGGGGAACCAAAAGCTTGTTATAACTGTTCtgccatcttcatcttcatctgcCCCAAGCTCAAGCCCTAGCTCATGGCCTAGTGCCACAGCTGGGCCAGGCCCCAGTACATCTTCAGCAACTACAAGTGTTGGAACAAGATTTGCTTTGATGATGGTTACTATTGCCTTTGCGATGCTCATGGCTTAG
- the LOC18776858 gene encoding mavicyanin — protein sequence MASSNLYSILVILAIFAPSILATDYVVGDNKGWTINFDYQAWAQGKLFYVGDNLVFNYPKGAHTVLKVNGTGFQQCAAPLDSVPLTSGNDVINLATPGRKWYICGVGQHCELGNQKLVITVLPSSSSSAPSSSPSSWPSATAGPGPSTSAATTVGTRFALIMLLTIGFLWMLMA from the exons ATGGCCTCTTCCAATCTCTACAGTATCCTAGTCATTCTAGCAATATTTGCCCCTTCAATTTTGGCAACAGATTATGTCGTTGGTGACAATAAAGGTTGGACGATTAATTTCGATTACCAAGCTTGGGCTCAAGGAAAGTTGTTCTATGTTGGCGACAATCTTG TTTTTAATTATCCAAAAGGAGCCCACACTGTGCTCAAAGTGAATGGGACTGGCTTTCAGCAATGTGCAGCTCCATTAGACAGTGTGCCATTAACAAGTGGAAACGATGTGATCAACCTCGCAACCCCAGGGAGAAAATGGTACATTTGTGGTGTAGGCCAGCATTGTGAATTGGGGAATCAAAAGCTTGTTATAACTGTGCtgccatcttcatcttcatctgcTCCAAGCTCAAGCCCAAGCTCATGGCCTAGCGCCACGGCTGGGCCAGGTCCCAGTACATCTGCAGCAACAACTGTTGGAACAAGATTTGCTTTGATAATGCTTCTTACTATTGGCTTTCTTTGGATGCTCATGGCTTGA
- the LOC18777664 gene encoding mavicyanin: MASSNLYIILATLAVFAPSVLATDYVVGDDKGWTINFDYQAWAQGKSFYVGDNLVFNYPEGAHTVLKVNGTGFQQCAAPLDSAPLTSGKDVINLATPGRKWYICGVGQHCELGNQKLLITVLPSSSSSAPSPSHSSWPSATAGPGPSASAATTIVGTRFALMMLLTIGFLGMLMA, encoded by the exons ATGGCCTCTTCCAATCTCTACATCATCCTTGCCACTCTAGCAGTTTTTGCCCCTTCAGTTTTGGCAACAGATTATGTCGTTGGCGACGATAAAGGTTGGACGATTAATTTCGATTACCAAGCTTGGGCTCAGGGAAAGTCATTCTATGTTGGTGACAATCTTG TTTTTAACTATCCAGAAGGAGCCCACACTGTGCTCAAAGTGAACGGCACTGGATTTCAACAATGTGCAGCTCCATTAGACAGTGCGCCATTAACAAGTGGAAAAGATGTGATCAACCTTGCAACCCCAGGGAGAAAATGGTACATTTGTGGTGTTGGCCAGCACTGTGAATTGGGGAACCAAAAGCTTCTTATAACTGTGCtgccatcttcatcttcatctgcTCCAAGTCCAAGCCATAGCTCATGGCCTAGTGCCACAGCTGGGCCAGGCCCCAGTGCATCTGCAGCAACTACAATTGTTGGAACAAGATTTGCTTTGATGATGCTTCTTACTATTGGCTTTCTTGGGATGCTCATGGCTTGA
- the LOC18775652 gene encoding serine/threonine-protein kinase rio2 isoform X2, with translation MKLDVNMLRYLSKEDFRVLTAVEMGMRNHEIVPCELVERIASLKHGGTYKVLKNLLKHKLLHHDSSKYDGFRLTYLGYDFLAIKTLVNRGVFASVGRQIGVGKESDIFEVATEDGTVMAMKLHRLGRVSFRAVKSKRDYLKHRSSFSWLYLSRLAALKEFAFMKALEEHGFPVPNAVDCNRHCVIMSLVQGYPFVQVKQLQNPEVVFETIIGLVVRLAEHGLIHCDFNEFNIMIDDDEKVTMIDFPQMVSVSHHNAQMYFDRDVECVFKFFRKRFNMSFQECTDDNDGTEVDTDASGRPCFSSIAKDAVFLDKELAASGFTKKDQEVVEKFIEGGLEKDASSDDEGTGDGTHISEEDASSDDEDSEDATHISVLNEANIKGVDSLHLLDQGQTLNLKHEEEGVENNLRNCEVGPSSKPESQDEGDDEAANDNDAELEKRLSKVRRRAVTAARGRRKNLASRNTYKDKGGRSSQSSKVQSQLGSW, from the exons ATGAAGCTGGACGTGAACATGTTGAGATACCTCTCAAAAGAGGATTTTAGGGTTCTAACTGCTGTGGAAATGGGAATGAGAAAT CATGAAATTGTACCCTGTGAGCTGGTGGAGCGCATAGCTTCGCTCAA GCATGGAGGAACTTATAAAGTTCTGAAGAATCTGCTCAAGCATAAGCTCTTGCATCATGACTCGTCTAAAT ATGATGGGTTTCGGCTCACCTACCTTGGTTATGATTTTCTTGCAATCAAAACTTTGGTCAACCGTGGAGTCTTTGCGTCCGTTGGTCGACAAATTGGTGTAGGGAAAGAGTCTG atatcTTTGAGGTGGCCACGGAAGATGGTACCGTGATGGCAATGAAGTTACACAGACTTGGTAGAGTTTCTTTCAGAGCTGTTAAATCGAAGCGTGATTACTTAAAACATCGTAGCAGTTTTAGTTGGCTCTACTTGTCCCGCCTTGCTGCACTCAAAGAATTTGCTTTTATGAAG GCCTTAGAAGAGCATGGTTTTCCTGTTCCTAATGCTGTGGATTGTAACAGGCATTGTGTCATTATGTCACTAGTACAAGGCTACCCATT CGTGCAGGTGAAGCAATTGCAAAATCCAGAGGTGGTTTTTGAAACAATCATTGGACTTGTTGTTCGCCTCGCCGAACATGGTTTAATTCACTGTGACTTCAATGAATTTAACATCATG ATTGATGACGACGAGAAGGTCACCATGATTGATTTTCCGCAAATGGTATCTGTATCACATCATAATGCACAGAT GTACTTTGACCGTGATGTTGAATgtgtttttaagtttttcagAAAGAG gTTCAACATGTCTTTTCAAGAATGCACAGATGATAATGATGGAACAGAGGTAGACACAGATGCAAGTGGGAggccttgtttttcttcaataGCCAAGGATGCTGTTTTTCTGGACAAGGAACTTGCTGCTAGTGGGTTTACTAAGAAGGATCAGGAAGTCGTTGAGAAG TTCATTGAAGGAGGTCTGGAGAAGGATGCTAGTTCTGATGACGAAGGTACTGGAGATGGCACACACATCTCTGAGGAGGATGCTAGTTCTGATGATGAAGATTCCGAAGATGCCACACACATCTCTGTGTTAAATGAAGCAAACATAAAGGGTGTTGATTCATTGCATTTGCTAGATCAG GGTCAGACTTTAAATTTAAAGCATGAAGAGGAAGGAGTAGAGAACAATCTAAGAAACTGTGAAGTAGGTCCAAGCAGTAAACCTGAATCTCAAGAT GAGGGAGATGATGAGGCTGCAAATGACAATGATGCTGAGCTGGAAAAGCGCTTGAGCAAGGTGAGACGACGTGCTGTAACAGCAGCTCGTGGAAGACGGAAGAATCTTGCCTCCAGAAATACCTACAAAGACAAGGGCGGTAGATCCTCTCAGAGTTCCAAAGTCCAGAGCCAATTAGGCAGCTGGTAG
- the LOC18775652 gene encoding serine/threonine-protein kinase rio2 isoform X3, protein MKLDVNMLRYLSKEDFRVLTAVEMGMRNHEIVPCELVERIASLKHGGTYKVLKNLLKHKLLHHDSSKYDGFRLTYLGYDFLAIKTLVNRGVFASVGRQIGVGKESDIFEVATEDGTVMAMKLHRLGRVSFRAVKSKRDYLKHRSSFSWLYLSRLAALKEFAFMKALEEHGFPVPNAVDCNRHCVIMSLVQGYPFVQVKQLQNPEVVFETIIGLVVRLAEHGLIHCDFNEFNIMIDDDEKVTMIDFPQMVSVSHHNAQMYFDRDVECVFKFFRKRFNMSFQECTDDNDGTEVDTDASGRPCFSSIAKDAVFLDKELAASGFTKKDQEVVEKFIEGGLEKDASSDDEGTGDGTHISEEDASSDDEDSEDATHISVLNEANIKGVDSLHLLDQEGDDEAANDNDAELEKRLSKVRRRAVTAARGRRKNLASRNTYKDKGGRSSQSSKVQSQLGSW, encoded by the exons ATGAAGCTGGACGTGAACATGTTGAGATACCTCTCAAAAGAGGATTTTAGGGTTCTAACTGCTGTGGAAATGGGAATGAGAAAT CATGAAATTGTACCCTGTGAGCTGGTGGAGCGCATAGCTTCGCTCAA GCATGGAGGAACTTATAAAGTTCTGAAGAATCTGCTCAAGCATAAGCTCTTGCATCATGACTCGTCTAAAT ATGATGGGTTTCGGCTCACCTACCTTGGTTATGATTTTCTTGCAATCAAAACTTTGGTCAACCGTGGAGTCTTTGCGTCCGTTGGTCGACAAATTGGTGTAGGGAAAGAGTCTG atatcTTTGAGGTGGCCACGGAAGATGGTACCGTGATGGCAATGAAGTTACACAGACTTGGTAGAGTTTCTTTCAGAGCTGTTAAATCGAAGCGTGATTACTTAAAACATCGTAGCAGTTTTAGTTGGCTCTACTTGTCCCGCCTTGCTGCACTCAAAGAATTTGCTTTTATGAAG GCCTTAGAAGAGCATGGTTTTCCTGTTCCTAATGCTGTGGATTGTAACAGGCATTGTGTCATTATGTCACTAGTACAAGGCTACCCATT CGTGCAGGTGAAGCAATTGCAAAATCCAGAGGTGGTTTTTGAAACAATCATTGGACTTGTTGTTCGCCTCGCCGAACATGGTTTAATTCACTGTGACTTCAATGAATTTAACATCATG ATTGATGACGACGAGAAGGTCACCATGATTGATTTTCCGCAAATGGTATCTGTATCACATCATAATGCACAGAT GTACTTTGACCGTGATGTTGAATgtgtttttaagtttttcagAAAGAG gTTCAACATGTCTTTTCAAGAATGCACAGATGATAATGATGGAACAGAGGTAGACACAGATGCAAGTGGGAggccttgtttttcttcaataGCCAAGGATGCTGTTTTTCTGGACAAGGAACTTGCTGCTAGTGGGTTTACTAAGAAGGATCAGGAAGTCGTTGAGAAG TTCATTGAAGGAGGTCTGGAGAAGGATGCTAGTTCTGATGACGAAGGTACTGGAGATGGCACACACATCTCTGAGGAGGATGCTAGTTCTGATGATGAAGATTCCGAAGATGCCACACACATCTCTGTGTTAAATGAAGCAAACATAAAGGGTGTTGATTCATTGCATTTGCTAGATCAG GAGGGAGATGATGAGGCTGCAAATGACAATGATGCTGAGCTGGAAAAGCGCTTGAGCAAGGTGAGACGACGTGCTGTAACAGCAGCTCGTGGAAGACGGAAGAATCTTGCCTCCAGAAATACCTACAAAGACAAGGGCGGTAGATCCTCTCAGAGTTCCAAAGTCCAGAGCCAATTAGGCAGCTGGTAG
- the LOC18775652 gene encoding serine/threonine-protein kinase rio2 isoform X1, protein MKLDVNMLRYLSKEDFRVLTAVEMGMRNHEIVPCELVERIASLKHGGTYKVLKNLLKHKLLHHDSSKYDGFRLTYLGYDFLAIKTLVNRGVFASVGRQIGVGKESDIFEVATEDGTVMAMKLHRLGRVSFRAVKSKRDYLKHRSSFSWLYLSRLAALKEFAFMKALEEHGFPVPNAVDCNRHCVIMSLVQGYPFVQVKQLQNPEVVFETIIGLVVRLAEHGLIHCDFNEFNIMIDDDEKVTMIDFPQMVSVSHHNAQMYFDRDVECVFKFFRKRFNMSFQECTDDNDGTEVDTDASGRPCFSSIAKDAVFLDKELAASGFTKKDQEVVEKFIEGGLEKDASSDDEGTGDGTHISEEDASSDDEDSEDATHISVLNEANIKGVDSLHLLDQGQTLNLKHEEEGVENNLRNCEVGPSSKPESQDVSDKEGDDEAANDNDAELEKRLSKVRRRAVTAARGRRKNLASRNTYKDKGGRSSQSSKVQSQLGSW, encoded by the exons ATGAAGCTGGACGTGAACATGTTGAGATACCTCTCAAAAGAGGATTTTAGGGTTCTAACTGCTGTGGAAATGGGAATGAGAAAT CATGAAATTGTACCCTGTGAGCTGGTGGAGCGCATAGCTTCGCTCAA GCATGGAGGAACTTATAAAGTTCTGAAGAATCTGCTCAAGCATAAGCTCTTGCATCATGACTCGTCTAAAT ATGATGGGTTTCGGCTCACCTACCTTGGTTATGATTTTCTTGCAATCAAAACTTTGGTCAACCGTGGAGTCTTTGCGTCCGTTGGTCGACAAATTGGTGTAGGGAAAGAGTCTG atatcTTTGAGGTGGCCACGGAAGATGGTACCGTGATGGCAATGAAGTTACACAGACTTGGTAGAGTTTCTTTCAGAGCTGTTAAATCGAAGCGTGATTACTTAAAACATCGTAGCAGTTTTAGTTGGCTCTACTTGTCCCGCCTTGCTGCACTCAAAGAATTTGCTTTTATGAAG GCCTTAGAAGAGCATGGTTTTCCTGTTCCTAATGCTGTGGATTGTAACAGGCATTGTGTCATTATGTCACTAGTACAAGGCTACCCATT CGTGCAGGTGAAGCAATTGCAAAATCCAGAGGTGGTTTTTGAAACAATCATTGGACTTGTTGTTCGCCTCGCCGAACATGGTTTAATTCACTGTGACTTCAATGAATTTAACATCATG ATTGATGACGACGAGAAGGTCACCATGATTGATTTTCCGCAAATGGTATCTGTATCACATCATAATGCACAGAT GTACTTTGACCGTGATGTTGAATgtgtttttaagtttttcagAAAGAG gTTCAACATGTCTTTTCAAGAATGCACAGATGATAATGATGGAACAGAGGTAGACACAGATGCAAGTGGGAggccttgtttttcttcaataGCCAAGGATGCTGTTTTTCTGGACAAGGAACTTGCTGCTAGTGGGTTTACTAAGAAGGATCAGGAAGTCGTTGAGAAG TTCATTGAAGGAGGTCTGGAGAAGGATGCTAGTTCTGATGACGAAGGTACTGGAGATGGCACACACATCTCTGAGGAGGATGCTAGTTCTGATGATGAAGATTCCGAAGATGCCACACACATCTCTGTGTTAAATGAAGCAAACATAAAGGGTGTTGATTCATTGCATTTGCTAGATCAG GGTCAGACTTTAAATTTAAAGCATGAAGAGGAAGGAGTAGAGAACAATCTAAGAAACTGTGAAGTAGGTCCAAGCAGTAAACCTGAATCTCAAGATGTGAGTGACAAG GAGGGAGATGATGAGGCTGCAAATGACAATGATGCTGAGCTGGAAAAGCGCTTGAGCAAGGTGAGACGACGTGCTGTAACAGCAGCTCGTGGAAGACGGAAGAATCTTGCCTCCAGAAATACCTACAAAGACAAGGGCGGTAGATCCTCTCAGAGTTCCAAAGTCCAGAGCCAATTAGGCAGCTGGTAG
- the LOC18777324 gene encoding thioredoxin-like protein CDSP32, chloroplastic: protein MTTGLEAFVVEMELGINNGILGEREDVEKLIAEHKVDHKLIVLDVGLKHCGRCVKVYPTVVKLSRKLSDTVVFARMNGDENDSCLQFLKDMEVVEVPTFLFIRDGEICGRYVGSGKGELIGEILRYQGVRVTY from the exons ATGACTACGGGACTAGAGGCCTTCGTGGTGGAAATGGAATTGGGAATTAATAATGGGATTTTAGGAGAA AGGGAGGACGTGGAGAAGTTGATTGCAGAGCATAAGGTGGACCACAAGCTGATTGTGCTTGATGTGGGGCTCAAGCACTGTGGGCGCTGTGTGAAGGTGTATCCGACGGTGGTGAAGCTGTCCAGGAAGCTGTCAGACACGGTGGTGTTCGCGAGAATGAACGGTGATGAGAATGATAGCTGCCTGCAGTTCCTCAAGGACatggaggtggtggaggtgcCTACTTTCTTGTTCATTAGAGATGGTGAGATTTGCGGGAGGTATGTGGGCTCTGGTAAAGGGGAGCTTATTGGTGAGATTCTGAGATACCAAGGAGTCCGTGTGACTTATTAG